A portion of the Chloroflexota bacterium genome contains these proteins:
- a CDS encoding HAMP domain-containing histidine kinase, with protein sequence MVSATPSTPRKPVMRLLNKTPLKLRLTLLYVGLFSALFAALWLGLYTETQHTLLAETTANLRAQTRAALQNWETSPPRPLAALTQSLAERGLAAAVVDASGAVLASAGTPSNFAQAVTTACAAPPLTSPCTLTVGNERYIVVAQPLKTAGMAVLLTGRSLQSLDRVLARQRLGLVVGLAILITLGTALGLWLAGSMLKPLDEMTTTCNRIAAGDLSHRVNLPHRSDEIGRLAEAIDRMAARVEATLASQQRFIASAAHELRTPLAALQGSLDVLLRGALDEPPTARRLTQSMYREVTRLFRLCDQLLGLSRAHAAEAIHTQPVEIHTFLREFATQASFLAQERELTLQEGEPLTIEADPDALKRMLFNLVDNAVQHTFEGGKITIGWEQAGNGVKIFVADNGEGIAPQDLPHIFEPFYRGDRSRSRRRGGTGLGLAMVKALVEAHGGKITAASTPGQGARFTIWLPKG encoded by the coding sequence ATGGTGTCGGCTACGCCTTCCACCCCGAGGAAGCCAGTGATGCGCCTGTTGAATAAGACGCCGCTCAAACTCAGGCTAACCCTGCTTTATGTCGGCCTTTTTTCTGCCCTTTTTGCCGCCTTGTGGCTGGGGTTATATACCGAAACCCAACACACGCTACTGGCCGAAACCACGGCCAACCTGCGCGCACAAACCCGCGCCGCCCTGCAAAACTGGGAAACCTCGCCGCCGCGCCCTCTCGCTGCGCTTACCCAATCCCTTGCCGAGCGCGGTCTGGCCGCTGCAGTGGTAGACGCTTCCGGGGCAGTCCTGGCGAGCGCCGGCACACCTTCTAATTTCGCGCAAGCCGTAACAACCGCCTGCGCAGCCCCACCGCTCACTTCTCCCTGCACGCTTACTGTGGGGAACGAACGCTACATCGTCGTGGCACAACCGTTGAAAACTGCCGGAATGGCGGTGCTGCTCACAGGGCGCTCGCTTCAATCCCTCGACCGCGTGCTGGCACGGCAGCGCCTCGGCCTGGTTGTGGGGTTGGCAATCCTGATCACGTTAGGAACGGCGTTGGGGCTGTGGCTTGCTGGGTCTATGCTCAAACCGCTGGACGAAATGACTACAACCTGCAACCGCATCGCCGCCGGCGATTTGAGCCATCGCGTCAATCTTCCCCATCGAAGCGATGAAATTGGGCGGCTGGCCGAAGCCATCGACCGCATGGCAGCACGCGTGGAAGCCACTTTGGCTTCCCAACAGCGCTTCATCGCCAGTGCAGCGCACGAACTCCGCACGCCCCTGGCAGCCCTCCAGGGGTCGTTAGATGTGCTTCTGCGCGGCGCGTTAGACGAACCACCCACCGCGCGGCGCCTCACGCAAAGCATGTATCGCGAAGTCACGCGCCTGTTCCGGCTCTGCGACCAATTGCTCGGGCTTTCGCGCGCCCATGCCGCCGAGGCCATTCACACCCAACCGGTCGAGATCCACACCTTCCTGCGCGAATTTGCCACACAAGCAAGTTTCCTGGCACAAGAGCGGGAACTCACGCTGCAAGAAGGCGAACCGCTTACCATCGAAGCCGACCCCGACGCCCTCAAGCGCATGCTCTTTAATTTAGTGGATAACGCCGTGCAGCACACCTTCGAAGGGGGCAAAATCACCATCGGGTGGGAACAAGCGGGCAATGGCGTAAAAATCTTCGTCGCCGACAACGGGGAAGGTATCGCCCCTCAAGATTTGCCGCACATTTTCGAGCCTTTTTACCGGGGTGACCGTTCACGCTCGCGACGGCGTGGCGGCACAGGCTTAGGGCTTGCCATGGTCAAAGCGCTCGTCGAAGCCCACGGCGGCAAAATTACAGCCGCCAGCACCCCCGGCCAGGGAGCAAGGTTCACCATCTGGCTCCCCAAAGGTTAA
- a CDS encoding response regulator, which translates to MALILYVEDDFANRILIQRILTAEGHRVVEAGNAEEALAALENQRPDLILMDINMPEVDGFTLTKRIKSNPAWKDIPVVALTANVMKGDRERVLQAGCDGYIQKPIDVDALPRQIASFLPTQPS; encoded by the coding sequence ATGGCATTAATCTTGTATGTAGAAGACGACTTCGCCAATCGCATTCTGATTCAGCGAATTTTGACTGCCGAAGGGCACCGCGTGGTCGAAGCCGGCAACGCTGAAGAAGCGTTGGCAGCCCTGGAAAACCAACGCCCCGACTTGATCCTCATGGATATCAACATGCCCGAAGTCGATGGCTTCACCCTGACCAAACGCATCAAAAGCAACCCCGCGTGGAAAGATATTCCGGTTGTTGCCCTCACAGCCAACGTGATGAAAGGCGACCGGGAACGGGTGCTTCAGGCGGGCTGTGATGGGTACATCCAAAAGCCCATCGACGTCGACGCCCTGCCGCGCCAGATTGCCAGTTTTCTCCCCACCCAACCCTCATAA
- a CDS encoding response regulator translates to MTTNQDTTPISEIQNRRLPENPEEAIVLVVEDNVANFVLIARMLGYMGIHCEWKTSGYEVVEYADTLPRVDLILMDIRLPYEDGYSALRKIRSSPTLKDTLVVAVTAEASREQINKAKAAGFDGFIGKPLDPDRFPDQIRRILNGEPVWEL, encoded by the coding sequence ATGACCACCAACCAAGACACTACCCCCATCTCTGAAATTCAAAACCGCCGCTTGCCGGAAAACCCGGAAGAGGCCATTGTGCTCGTGGTCGAAGACAACGTTGCCAACTTCGTACTCATTGCCCGCATGTTGGGGTATATGGGCATCCATTGCGAATGGAAAACCAGCGGCTACGAAGTGGTGGAATACGCCGACACCTTGCCGCGCGTAGACTTGATTTTGATGGACATCCGCCTGCCTTACGAAGATGGCTACAGCGCGCTGCGCAAAATTCGCTCTTCCCCCACACTGAAAGATACCCTCGTCGTTGCTGTCACAGCAGAAGCCAGCCGGGAACAGATCAACAAAGCCAAAGCCGCCGGCTTCGACGGCTTCATTGGCAAACCCCTCGACCCAGACCGCTTCCCCGACCAGATTCGCCGCATTTTGAACGGCGAGCCCGTGTGGGAACTTTGA
- a CDS encoding GAF domain-containing protein, whose protein sequence is MSKHPPVSPQATTPAFRGRLARRMVFMLVPLMLLIMAALGWYSARESQNALREQTADQLRQAEDNMKGDINEWLLAKSARLDMIAHRKTFARDAHLLLTTFHEDPRFPTLQKEVIQQLSDANRYQTYPLFNDFIILSSDGTILASSKPEWQGLQIRGSALAKLIHQIGTRAPTRGLEWFTKFVPTNKGFIPGPFGSVHFLTYGYSPLPTETPRTFLFTVLPYADRVSGQKMYIIGLSEEVALEKRLNQLAARYPSSHAYFLLYDGTFISLDPATHTLKALKDLPPLLEQGFANAAETAEGEIEGTYISPITHEKAFTLASWVPALNAAMGLEIPTNIFFQRTQSILPAVTRGFLIAALVLALIVWLTISYITRPLLQMADTARRFAEGDWLQRAPVNRNDEVGMLAHAFNQMADELSEFYRSLEAQVEERTEQLRAASEVAAVATSAADLSEILRRSVELIVERFPQYYHASVFLIDENGYAVLEESTGEVGAQMKQQGHRLKVGSPSVVGWAAAHKQPRVASDVTDDPIYFKNPLLPETRSEAGIPLLIGNEVLGVLDVQSKNPEAFDEQSIATLQTLASQVAAAIYNARLRERAEIGFGEIRLLYQISRKLATSQTVDDIMAVGKEALEGLPFISAMYVRDPRDGTYRLASAHHPQHGDLTEAPPALNLDEEALRRYLPAGGSLLLRDLQSAVAMPESLAALAKSLGCGSAAFLPLYNGDILEAVFLLGSETPGELSGQRMQPYTTLAEIAGAALQRTVALATAQRRLQEFQTLVRLSQSVGEATTSAEFYKTLHSELRAAFGDIGIIVALYDPLKRRIEIPYAYEQGQEELLHIEPFPLGEGLLSRVLSTRKTLLLTGDVAQRARELGAKIVGKPARSWLGVPLIAGDQLIGALALQDTERAYRFGEDDAEFAEAIAASVALLLNKIHLLNRAETARQRERVLLEITETAGRSHTIHEVLENTLRSLQRSLKIRRGVARVNLGSLQTEEDSSTGEGNNDHA, encoded by the coding sequence ATGAGCAAACACCCTCCCGTTTCTCCTCAAGCCACTACCCCAGCGTTTCGGGGGCGCCTGGCACGGCGAATGGTTTTCATGCTCGTCCCCCTGATGCTGCTCATTATGGCGGCCTTGGGATGGTACAGCGCCAGAGAGTCTCAAAATGCGCTCCGAGAGCAAACAGCCGACCAATTACGCCAGGCAGAAGACAACATGAAGGGGGACATCAACGAATGGCTCCTCGCCAAAAGCGCACGCTTAGACATGATTGCCCACCGGAAAACCTTCGCCCGAGATGCCCACTTGCTGCTGACTACCTTCCACGAAGACCCCCGCTTCCCCACCCTTCAAAAAGAAGTCATCCAACAACTCTCCGACGCCAACCGCTACCAAACCTACCCCCTTTTCAACGACTTTATTATTCTCTCTTCTGACGGCACCATTTTAGCCAGCAGCAAGCCCGAGTGGCAGGGGCTGCAAATTCGAGGCAGCGCCCTCGCCAAACTCATTCACCAAATCGGCACGCGAGCACCCACCCGCGGCCTGGAATGGTTCACAAAATTCGTTCCCACCAACAAAGGCTTCATCCCCGGCCCCTTTGGAAGCGTTCATTTCCTCACTTACGGTTATTCCCCTCTTCCTACAGAAACACCACGCACCTTCCTCTTCACCGTGCTGCCTTACGCCGACCGTGTAAGCGGCCAGAAAATGTATATCATCGGGCTCTCAGAAGAAGTTGCCCTGGAAAAACGCCTCAACCAGTTGGCAGCCCGCTACCCCTCCAGCCATGCCTATTTTTTGCTTTACGACGGCACTTTCATCAGCCTCGACCCCGCCACCCACACGCTGAAAGCCCTGAAAGACCTTCCCCCCCTGTTAGAGCAAGGGTTTGCGAACGCGGCCGAAACCGCCGAAGGTGAAATCGAAGGCACCTACATTTCACCCATTACCCACGAAAAAGCCTTCACGCTGGCAAGCTGGGTGCCGGCGCTGAATGCGGCCATGGGGCTGGAAATCCCCACCAACATTTTCTTCCAGCGCACGCAATCCATTCTGCCGGCCGTGACACGGGGCTTCCTCATTGCAGCCCTGGTGCTGGCGCTGATCGTCTGGCTTACCATCTCTTACATTACCCGCCCGCTACTACAAATGGCCGATACAGCGCGGCGGTTTGCAGAAGGCGATTGGCTTCAGCGCGCTCCCGTTAACCGCAACGACGAAGTCGGCATGCTGGCCCACGCCTTCAACCAGATGGCCGACGAACTCAGTGAATTCTATCGTTCACTGGAAGCCCAGGTCGAAGAACGCACCGAACAATTGCGCGCGGCTTCGGAAGTCGCAGCCGTCGCCACTTCGGCCGCCGACCTTTCGGAAATTCTTCGCCGCAGCGTCGAACTGATCGTCGAGCGCTTCCCCCAGTACTATCACGCCTCCGTTTTCCTCATCGACGAAAACGGTTACGCCGTCCTGGAAGAGTCCACGGGCGAAGTCGGAGCCCAGATGAAACAACAAGGACACCGGCTGAAGGTAGGCAGCCCCTCCGTGGTCGGGTGGGCAGCCGCGCACAAACAGCCGCGTGTGGCTTCCGACGTCACCGACGACCCCATCTATTTCAAGAACCCCCTCCTGCCGGAAACCCGCTCCGAAGCCGGCATTCCGCTGCTCATCGGCAACGAAGTGCTGGGCGTGTTAGACGTGCAAAGCAAAAACCCCGAAGCCTTCGACGAGCAAAGCATCGCCACTTTGCAAACGCTTGCCAGCCAAGTGGCCGCCGCCATCTACAACGCCCGGCTGCGTGAACGCGCCGAAATTGGCTTCGGCGAAATCCGGCTGCTGTACCAAATCAGCCGCAAACTGGCGACCTCCCAAACCGTAGACGACATCATGGCCGTGGGCAAAGAGGCGCTCGAAGGCCTGCCCTTCATCAGCGCGATGTACGTTCGCGACCCTCGCGACGGCACCTACCGCCTGGCCTCCGCGCATCATCCTCAGCACGGCGACCTCACCGAAGCGCCTCCCGCCCTCAACCTGGACGAAGAGGCTCTACGCCGCTACCTACCAGCGGGTGGTTCGTTGCTGCTACGCGACCTGCAAAGCGCCGTCGCCATGCCCGAATCCCTGGCGGCGCTGGCAAAATCTTTGGGGTGCGGTTCTGCTGCCTTCCTGCCCCTTTACAACGGCGACATTTTAGAGGCTGTCTTCCTGCTGGGGAGCGAAACGCCCGGCGAGCTTTCCGGCCAACGGATGCAGCCCTACACCACCCTGGCCGAGATCGCTGGGGCAGCCCTGCAGCGCACCGTGGCGCTTGCCACCGCCCAGCGGCGCTTGCAGGAATTCCAAACCCTGGTGCGCCTCTCCCAAAGCGTCGGCGAAGCCACCACATCCGCCGAATTCTACAAAACCCTGCACAGCGAACTGCGCGCTGCCTTCGGCGACATCGGCATCATCGTAGCCCTCTACGACCCGCTGAAGCGGCGCATCGAAATACCCTACGCGTACGAACAAGGGCAAGAGGAACTGCTCCACATCGAGCCGTTCCCGTTGGGCGAAGGGCTACTCTCTCGCGTGCTTTCCACCCGCAAGACCCTCCTCCTCACCGGCGACGTCGCGCAGCGCGCCCGCGAACTGGGAGCAAAAATCGTCGGAAAGCCCGCCCGGTCGTGGTTGGGGGTTCCGCTCATCGCTGGCGACCAACTCATCGGCGCCCTCGCCCTTCAAGACACCGAGCGCGCCTACCGCTTCGGCGAGGACGATGCAGAGTTTGCCGAAGCCATTGCTGCTTCGGTGGCTTTGCTCTTGAACAAAATTCATCTGCTCAACCGGGCAGAAACGGCTCGCCAGCGAGAGCGGGTTTTGCTGGAAATCACCGAAACGGCAGGGCGTTCCCACACCATCCACGAAGTGCTGGAAAACACGCTTCGCAGCCTGCAACGCTCACTGAAAATCCGCCGCGGTGTTGCCAGGGTAAACCTCGGCAGCCTGCAAACCGAAGAAGATTCGTCCACCGGGGAGGGGAACAATGACCACGCCTAA
- a CDS encoding GAF domain-containing protein, with protein MTTPNPTRATAGVGDFRVRVLNILLGMAVIGSIPIVAVNASTAAKAGAYGLAAAYVGAFLFLLLLFFLKAYPHLYTWRVWGLMLVMYSVTTAAYTISGVVGDGRVWLLGTLAMGTLLLPEPHNFVNLAFGLSYHFGMGFIFTHGWLPMPPNEPNLHSDLPAAWTRTGFTLMGVTLTLGAALVLYRRSLENTLEESETLNAILEKERRRLEEQGQTLERRLAQIRTASEIARVITTILDPDELIKRVVNLVRDRFDLYYVGIFLVDERGEYAVLRAGTGEAGRKMLAEGHKLAIGGASMIGWSISNRKPRIALDVGEEAVRFANPHLPLTRTELALPLISHGEVLGAMTVQSERPAAFDEDDLAVLQSIVDNVATALHNARLYQETQRGLQTLAETHRRFLAEAWQMSADTPDQVEITIGAPEEAPTNDTSTYPLEVPISLYGQILGTIVLESETPWSEEDKDFAAQAGAQLALAIENLYLARHAQQSAQESRLLSDLSERLGATLDLDTILQTALRELQQILNVTEAEIQLVAPEATE; from the coding sequence ATGACCACGCCTAACCCCACCAGGGCTACTGCTGGCGTCGGCGACTTTCGCGTCCGCGTCCTCAACATCCTTTTAGGCATGGCCGTCATCGGGAGTATCCCGATCGTGGCCGTCAATGCCAGCACAGCCGCCAAAGCGGGCGCCTATGGCCTGGCCGCCGCCTATGTGGGGGCGTTCCTGTTCCTCCTGTTGCTCTTTTTCCTCAAAGCCTACCCCCACCTCTACACCTGGCGGGTGTGGGGTCTGATGCTCGTCATGTATAGCGTCACCACCGCGGCCTATACCATCAGCGGCGTTGTCGGCGATGGGCGCGTCTGGCTGCTGGGGACGCTGGCTATGGGCACCCTGTTGTTGCCTGAGCCTCACAACTTCGTCAACCTGGCTTTCGGCCTTTCTTATCACTTCGGCATGGGCTTCATCTTCACCCACGGCTGGTTACCCATGCCGCCCAACGAACCCAATCTTCACAGCGACCTCCCCGCGGCGTGGACCCGCACCGGCTTCACTCTGATGGGTGTGACCCTGACCCTGGGGGCAGCACTGGTGCTTTACCGCCGCAGCCTGGAAAACACCCTGGAAGAAAGTGAAACCCTCAACGCCATTCTGGAAAAAGAGCGCCGCCGCCTGGAAGAACAAGGGCAAACCCTGGAACGCCGCCTGGCCCAGATTCGCACCGCCAGTGAAATCGCCCGCGTCATCACCACCATTTTGGACCCCGATGAGCTCATCAAGCGCGTGGTCAACCTGGTGCGCGACCGCTTCGACCTGTACTATGTTGGTATCTTCCTGGTTGACGAGCGCGGTGAATACGCCGTCTTGCGCGCGGGCACTGGCGAAGCAGGCCGCAAAATGCTGGCCGAAGGCCACAAACTGGCTATCGGCGGCGCCTCCATGATTGGGTGGAGCATCAGTAACCGCAAGCCTCGCATCGCCCTTGACGTGGGGGAAGAAGCCGTCCGTTTCGCCAACCCCCACTTGCCCCTCACCCGCACCGAACTGGCTTTGCCCCTGATCAGCCACGGCGAAGTGCTCGGTGCAATGACCGTGCAATCGGAGCGCCCGGCCGCCTTCGACGAAGACGACCTCGCCGTGCTACAAAGCATCGTGGACAATGTGGCGACCGCCCTGCACAACGCCCGGCTTTACCAGGAAACTCAGCGCGGCCTGCAAACCCTGGCAGAAACCCACCGCCGCTTCCTCGCCGAAGCATGGCAAATGTCAGCCGATACCCCCGACCAGGTGGAAATTACCATCGGCGCGCCGGAAGAAGCGCCCACAAACGACACCTCCACCTACCCTCTCGAAGTGCCTATCTCTCTTTATGGGCAAATTCTGGGCACCATCGTCCTGGAAAGCGAAACGCCCTGGTCTGAGGAAGACAAAGACTTTGCCGCCCAGGCCGGCGCGCAACTGGCCCTCGCCATCGAAAACCTCTACCTGGCACGCCACGCCCAACAAAGCGCCCAGGAAAGCCGCCTTTTGAGCGACCTTTCCGAGCGGCTGGGAGCCACCCTCGACCTCGACACCATCCTCCAAACCGCCCTGCGAGAACTGCAACAAATTCTCAACGTCACCGAAGCCGAAATCCAACTGGTCGCGCCCGAAGCGACGGAGTAG
- a CDS encoding GAF domain-containing protein, translating to MASSSSPLPRTSLMRRVLIVSAVLLLAFIVAGVAITYGNFHLRQLAAQYTTMLEIKESVSKTLMDLARLDNGLSTAYPTHNIRFLQEETSLWITDLKHDRDTLQQLNAQLPPDTLTRKSLTAALPRLNQVIILAEGILSQAQINNWSAADFRRQMLRRQEIALRSTLERVYVHADEYNQQHAQALANTTRLLMGVPLFITLLGLLFLLGGILLLRRHIIQPLETLTTQIQHFAEGDFSVRVPVHQGDEIGQLAHTFNLMADRIQEAYATLADKVEERTRALQQRTAQLQAATEIGRAVAAINDLDTMLQEAVRLISQRYGFYHVAAFLAEENAQRVVIRAAYTQNGNAAERLLAEHLSIPQHDSSVIGQTLTTIQPHTAQFSPDAPPRPELAATRIEMALPLKSGNRILGVLDVHSQNAEPLTPEEITALQMVADLLAVAIANAYLLRETQSALEAAQRAYEQLSQQGWQRFLQMQRVLGFRLEPSGQIRPLPKEQVKHSLPAASDETPPSPPSDDGEALHEHRFLVAARGRTVAVAQLRKPTPWKPAEKRLLDRLADRLGSVLESARLYAEAQRRSAQLQIASEIARDASGTLDLDELLRKAINLVRERFGFYHASVFLLDESGQYAYVKESTGEAGEQLKARRHRLAVGSASVIGQTLASGAPVVVNDVSQSEIHHFNPLLPNTQAEMGLPLKVGNELIGALDIQAVYTHAFSEEDVAVLQILADQLAIAVVNARLFAEAQEHLVQHRYLHQITAAAASATTVEEAIRNVVESLHAVRPDEAVALLVPTEDTPQTLRLAAWAGHTLNPEAARRIRIPLGEGAIGRAAADKQPVLIGDTSASNNTGALSPDTRAILVEPLIYRGELLGVLDLESAVANAYDEHDLEMLRTLANSLAAIIANIRLLEEVRRHSNELSLLYEITAAAASEVDLDKLLNLLAHRLQEGLDVLHCGVILFDDNGQTGTLVASASAEGAPGAGMVGTKIPLDSSSIQIALHTGKPVVYRDITQDERIADIRPLLEQRGTRQLIVVPLLSRDEIIGTLGLDIADPNRQITDNDLRLLEQIARQIATSVEVARLFQQAVRTAEREHTVTEITTKIRATNDPQAILQTAIEELRKALRVQQTQIVFIDEDGNSPSDNA from the coding sequence ATGGCATCATCTTCTTCCCCCCTCCCTCGCACCTCGCTCATGCGGCGTGTGCTTATCGTGAGCGCCGTGCTGTTGCTTGCCTTCATCGTGGCCGGGGTTGCGATCACCTACGGCAACTTCCATCTGCGCCAACTCGCAGCCCAATACACCACAATGTTGGAGATCAAAGAAAGTGTTTCTAAAACCCTCATGGACCTGGCTCGTCTGGATAACGGCCTCAGCACTGCCTATCCTACCCACAATATCCGCTTCCTTCAGGAAGAAACCTCGCTGTGGATCACCGACCTGAAACACGACCGGGATACACTCCAACAACTCAACGCCCAACTTCCCCCTGATACCCTCACCCGCAAGAGCCTCACTGCCGCGCTGCCCCGCCTCAACCAGGTCATCATCCTTGCCGAAGGCATCCTGAGCCAGGCTCAAATCAACAACTGGTCCGCAGCCGACTTTCGCCGCCAAATGCTGCGCCGCCAGGAAATCGCACTTCGCTCCACCCTCGAGCGCGTTTACGTCCACGCCGACGAATACAACCAGCAACACGCCCAGGCCCTGGCGAACACCACCCGCTTGTTGATGGGCGTGCCCCTCTTCATCACTTTGTTAGGGCTGCTCTTCCTGCTGGGCGGCATTCTGCTTCTGCGACGGCACATCATCCAGCCCCTCGAAACGCTCACCACGCAAATTCAACACTTTGCCGAAGGCGACTTCAGCGTCCGCGTACCGGTGCACCAAGGGGATGAAATCGGGCAACTGGCACACACCTTCAACCTGATGGCCGACCGCATTCAAGAAGCCTACGCGACGCTGGCCGACAAAGTCGAAGAGCGCACCCGCGCCCTTCAACAGCGCACAGCCCAACTTCAAGCAGCCACTGAAATCGGCCGCGCTGTGGCAGCCATTAACGACCTCGACACCATGCTTCAGGAAGCCGTCCGGCTGATCAGCCAGCGTTACGGCTTCTACCACGTGGCTGCCTTCCTGGCTGAAGAAAACGCTCAGCGGGTGGTCATCCGCGCGGCCTATACCCAAAACGGCAATGCTGCAGAGCGCCTGCTGGCCGAGCACCTGAGCATCCCCCAACACGATTCCAGCGTCATCGGGCAAACCCTGACAACCATCCAGCCTCATACCGCCCAGTTTTCCCCTGACGCCCCCCCTCGCCCTGAACTGGCAGCCACCCGCATCGAAATGGCCCTGCCCCTCAAGAGCGGCAACCGCATTTTGGGCGTGTTAGACGTGCATTCCCAAAACGCCGAACCGCTGACGCCCGAAGAAATTACGGCGCTGCAAATGGTGGCCGACCTGCTGGCCGTTGCCATTGCTAATGCTTACCTGCTGCGTGAAACACAAAGCGCTCTGGAAGCTGCCCAGCGGGCTTACGAGCAACTCAGTCAACAAGGCTGGCAACGCTTCCTCCAAATGCAGCGCGTGTTGGGCTTTCGGCTGGAGCCCAGCGGGCAAATTCGCCCCTTGCCCAAAGAGCAAGTCAAGCACTCCCTCCCCGCGGCCAGCGACGAAACGCCGCCCTCGCCCCCTTCTGACGACGGCGAAGCCCTGCACGAACACCGCTTCCTGGTCGCGGCCCGCGGCCGCACGGTAGCCGTTGCCCAACTGCGCAAGCCCACCCCGTGGAAACCTGCCGAGAAACGCCTGTTAGACCGCCTGGCCGACCGCCTGGGCAGCGTGTTGGAAAGCGCCCGCCTGTACGCCGAAGCCCAACGGCGCTCGGCGCAACTGCAAATCGCTTCTGAAATCGCCCGCGACGCCAGCGGCACCCTCGACCTCGACGAACTGCTCCGCAAGGCCATCAACCTGGTGCGCGAACGGTTTGGCTTCTACCACGCCTCGGTATTCCTGCTCGACGAAAGCGGCCAATACGCTTACGTCAAAGAATCCACTGGCGAAGCAGGCGAACAACTCAAAGCCCGCCGCCACCGCCTGGCCGTAGGCTCGGCTTCTGTCATCGGTCAAACGCTCGCCAGCGGGGCGCCGGTGGTGGTCAACGATGTCAGCCAAAGCGAAATTCACCACTTCAACCCCCTGCTGCCCAATACGCAGGCAGAAATGGGCCTTCCGCTCAAGGTCGGCAACGAACTCATTGGCGCCCTTGACATTCAAGCCGTTTACACACACGCCTTCAGTGAAGAAGACGTCGCCGTGCTGCAAATTCTGGCCGACCAGTTAGCCATCGCCGTGGTCAACGCCCGGCTGTTTGCCGAAGCCCAGGAACACCTGGTGCAACACCGCTACCTGCACCAAATTACCGCAGCCGCTGCCTCGGCCACCACCGTCGAGGAAGCCATCCGCAACGTCGTCGAAAGCCTGCACGCCGTCCGCCCCGACGAAGCAGTGGCTCTCCTTGTCCCAACGGAAGACACCCCTCAAACCCTGCGGCTGGCCGCATGGGCAGGGCATACCCTCAACCCCGAGGCAGCCCGCCGCATCCGCATTCCGTTAGGAGAAGGCGCTATTGGCCGCGCGGCTGCCGACAAGCAGCCCGTTCTCATCGGCGATACCAGCGCCAGCAACAACACCGGCGCCCTCTCTCCCGACACCCGGGCCATCCTGGTCGAACCCCTCATCTACCGCGGCGAATTGTTGGGGGTGCTGGACCTGGAAAGCGCCGTTGCCAACGCCTATGACGAGCATGATCTGGAAATGCTCCGCACCTTAGCCAACAGCCTGGCCGCCATCATCGCCAACATCCGCTTGCTCGAAGAGGTCCGCCGCCACTCCAATGAACTGTCGCTGCTCTATGAAATTACCGCGGCCGCGGCTTCCGAGGTAGACCTCGACAAACTGCTCAATCTGCTCGCCCATCGCCTGCAAGAAGGGCTCGACGTCCTCCACTGCGGTGTGATCCTCTTCGACGACAACGGCCAAACCGGCACCCTGGTGGCCTCGGCTTCTGCCGAAGGAGCCCCCGGCGCCGGCATGGTCGGCACGAAGATCCCGCTGGATTCCTCCTCCATTCAAATCGCCCTGCACACAGGCAAACCGGTCGTCTACCGCGACATCACCCAAGACGAGCGCATCGCCGACATCCGCCCCCTGCTGGAACAGCGCGGCACACGCCAGCTCATCGTGGTGCCGCTCCTCTCCCGCGATGAAATTATCGGCACCTTGGGGCTGGATATTGCCGACCCCAACCGGCAAATCACCGACAACGACCTGCGCCTGTTAGAGCAGATTGCCCGCCAAATCGCAACCTCGGTCGAAGTGGCCCGCCTGTTCCAGCAAGCCGTGCGTACGGCCGAGCGTGAACACACCGTCACCGAGATTACGACCAAAATCCGCGCCACTAACGACCCGCAAGCCATTTTGCAAACCGCCATCGAAGAATTACGGAAAGCCCTGCGGGTGCAACAGACCCAGATTGTTTTCATCGACGAAGACGGAAACTCCCCTTCTGACAATGCTTAA